A single Musa acuminata AAA Group cultivar baxijiao chromosome BXJ2-1, Cavendish_Baxijiao_AAA, whole genome shotgun sequence DNA region contains:
- the LOC135599146 gene encoding myosin-binding protein 1-like — MAAGTNTGGQAKSCRFLFVLWSAVSEWSLIIILLVNAVLAYVATRIARFCMLPAPCLLCSRLDPILGNERREFYRNLFCHEHKVDISSLVYCHGHRKLADFREMCEACLLSSADTVRMPKTIFGVNLEDGYESNSKIRGEDLDDAPPLKEDLEPGSLGAGLCSCCSEPFSLRRKLQAKKKKKKIGGGLPGRRVQLRKRQDKSLDPTAVDGDLLSHVGYSELKITSDSESDERFSDDEDDNDDDGHGLVRVAKDIKEESVMRRRLRPGMANINQGSATTVLEDMVPERLIHPNPVVPQNKPLNEGDSRDKSSSMSRVGQGLEEANWSSADVKANPVESSSPEQLPREVATTETLIYTERGVVDCVPGKLSSSTGITTQVGPIDRNDSLKNAFAKKGIMLSPRFSEIVAGKAQEDLKLRLSQKSYRVLDLPWSDITTSPRVQLQGEDLKSADVSGSIGLQNIAKRLYVERNNSSLESFDVNLLGDIEGETSVDRLKQQIELDRKSLSALYKELEEERNASAVAANEAMAMINRLQEEKAAMQMEALQYLRMMEEQSEYDQEAIQKLNDLLTEREKELLDLEAEIESYRKRLGEALEEKVSWAESRELASATSTPRPIRSLARSKSEKTDSLPQEYTEYGVKDLLLGFEEEKAHIATCLKRLQKKFHLLSTGKASWDETAAEPDRAIGNGEYGGHDGNSSENGSSPSSDRKMPSENGNSDISHLQDEVSEMNERLRELDDDRVFLGHAISALRYGSDGVRLVKEIAGHLKELRRIPIAGEGMAA; from the exons ATGGCCGCCGGAACCAACACCGGAGGGCAGGCGAAATCGTGCCGCTTCCTCTTCGTGTTGTGGTCTGCCGTCTCCGAATGGTCGTTGATCATCATCTTGCTGGTGAACGCCGTGCTAGCGTACGTCGCCACCAGAATCGCTCGATTCTGCATGTTGCCGGCCCCATGCTTGCTGTGCTCGAGGCTGGATCCCATTCTCGGGAACGAGAGAAGAGAGTTCTACAGGAACTTGTTCTGCCATGAACACAAGGTGGACATATCCTCGTTGGTCTACTGTCATggccaccggaagctcgccgatttCCGGGAGATGTGTGAGGCCTGCCTCCTGTCGTCCGCCGACACGGTCCGAATGCCCAAGACCATTTTTGGGGTGAATCTTGAAGATGGCTACGAGTCAAACAGTAAGATCCGTGGGGAGGATCTGGACGATGCTCCTCCGCTGAAGGAGGATCTCGAGCCAGGATCTTTGGGCGCGGGACTCTGTTCCTGTTGCTCTGAGCCATTTAGCCTTCGTAGAAAGCTTcaggcgaagaagaagaagaagaagatcggcGGTGGCCTTCCGGGTCGTCGAGTGCAGTTGAGGAAGAGACAAGACAAATCTTTGGACCCGACAGCCGTCGACGGCGATCTCCTGTCTCATGTTGGCTACAGCGAGCTAAAAATTACCTCCGATTCCGAGTCCGATGAGCGGTTCTCAGATGATGAGgatgacaatgatgatgatggacATGGTCTGGTTCGCGTAGCCAAAGACATCAAGGAGGAGTCTGTGATGCGGCGAAGACTACGACCTGGCATGGCCAACATCAACCAGGGGTCAGCGACCACCGTGTTGGAGGACATGGTGCCCGAGAGACTGATCCATCCTAACCCTGTCGTTCCTCAGAACAAGCCTTTGAACGAAGGTGATTCGCGGGACAAGTCATCGTCGATGTCCAGAGTCGGGCAAGGTTTGGAGGAAGCCAATTGGAGCAGTGCCGATGTGAAGGCCAACCCCGTCGAATCGTCATCACCTGAACAACTTCCTCGAGAAGTAGCGACGACCGAAACCT TGATCTATACCGAAAGAGGTGTTGTCGACTGTGTTCCCGGAAAGTTGTCTTCCTCCACAGGAATAACAACCCAAGTGGGTCCCATCGATCGCAACGACAGCCTGAAGAACGCATTCGCCAAGAAGGGAATCATGCTATCCCCGAGGTTCTCCGAAATAGTCGCAGGGAAGGCACAAGAAGATCTGAAACTGAGGCTGTCGCAGAAATCTTATCGGGTGCTCGATCTGCCATGGAGCGATATAACTACGAGTCCCAGAGTCCAGCTACAGGGGGAAGACCTCAAGTCAGCAGATGTTTCCGGCTCGATCGGGTTGCAGAACATAGCCAAGAGGCTCTACGTGGAGCGAAACAACTCCAGCTTGGAGAGCTTTGACGTGAATCTTCTCGGTGACATCGAAGGAGAGACTTCGGTGGATCGGCTCAAGCAGCAGATCGAGTTGGACAGGAAATCCTTGAGCGCGCTGTACAAAGAACTGGAGGAGGAACGAAACGCTTCAGCGGTCGCAGCAAACGAAGCGATGGCCATGATCAACAGGCTGCAGGAGGAGAAGGCGGCGATGCAGATGGAAGCTCTGCAGTACCTGCGCATGATGGAGGAGCAATCTGAATACGACCAAGAAGCGATCCAGAAGCTTAACGACCTGCTTACGGAGCGAGAGAAGGAATTACTGGATCTGGAGGCAGAGATCGAAAGCTACCGAAAGCGGCTCGGGGAGGCGCTGGAGGAGAAGGTCTCATGGGCGGAATCGAGAGAACTTGCTTCGGCCACCAGCACCCCTCGTCCCATCAGATCGCTAGCCCGCAGCAAGTCGGAGAAGACCGATTCACTTCCCCAAGAATATACCGAGTACGGCGTGAAGGACCTATTGCTGGGTTTTGAAGAGGAGAAGGCTCACATCGCCACATGCTTGAAGAGGTTGCAGAAGAAGTTCCATCTTCTATCAACCGGCAAAGCTAGTTGGGACGAGACCGCAGCTGAACCCGACAGAGCCATAGGAAATGGCGAGTACGGTGGCCACGACGGAAACTCATCCGAGAACGGATCGTCTCCATCCAGCGACAGGAAGATGCCATCGGAGAATGGTAATAGCGACATAAGTCATCTGCAGGACGAGGTGTCGGAGATGAACGAGAGGTTGAGGGAGCTCGACGACGACAGAGTGTTCCTGGGACACGCTATCAGTGCGTTGCGATATGGAAGCGATGGAGTCCGACTGGTGAAGGAAATTGCAGGCCACCTAAAAGAGCTACGAAGAATTCCCATAGCAGGGGAGGGAATGGCTGCTTAG